One genomic segment of Streptomyces sp. NBC_00239 includes these proteins:
- a CDS encoding response regulator transcription factor → MREDGKITVFLLDDHEVVRRGVYELLSSESDIEVVGEAGTAADALVRIPATRPDVAVLDVRLPDGSGVEVCREVRSQDEDIKCLMLTSFADDEALFDAIMAGASGYVLKAIRGNELLNAVRDVAAGRSLLDPVATARVLERLRDGKNGKGDDRLSNLTEQERKILDLIGEGLTNRVIGERLHLAEKTIKNYVSSLLSKLGMERRSQAAAYVARIQAEKR, encoded by the coding sequence GTGCGCGAAGATGGAAAAATCACTGTATTCCTCCTTGACGACCACGAAGTGGTACGTCGGGGCGTCTATGAGCTCCTCTCCAGCGAATCGGACATCGAAGTCGTGGGTGAAGCGGGTACCGCCGCTGACGCCCTGGTGCGCATTCCGGCCACCCGCCCCGATGTGGCGGTCCTCGACGTACGGCTGCCGGACGGCAGCGGTGTCGAGGTCTGCCGCGAGGTCCGCTCCCAGGACGAGGACATCAAATGCCTGATGCTCACCTCGTTCGCGGACGACGAGGCGCTGTTCGACGCGATCATGGCGGGCGCCTCCGGGTACGTGCTGAAGGCGATCCGCGGCAATGAGCTGCTGAACGCCGTCCGCGACGTCGCCGCGGGCAGGTCCCTGCTCGACCCCGTGGCCACGGCCCGGGTGCTGGAGCGGCTGCGCGACGGCAAGAACGGCAAGGGCGACGACCGGCTCTCGAACCTCACCGAGCAGGAGCGGAAGATCCTCGACCTGATCGGCGAGGGCCTCACCAACCGCGTGATCGGCGAGCGGCTGCACCTGGCCGAAAAGACGATCAAGAACTACGTCTCCAGCCTGCTCTCCAAGCTCGGCATGGAACGCCGCTCGCAGGCCGCGGCCTACGTCGCCCGGATCCAGGCGGAGAAGCGCTGA
- a CDS encoding dihydrolipoamide acetyltransferase family protein, translating into MTTNTANGAFSEFKMPDVGEGLTEAEILKWYVQPGDTVTDGQVVCEVETAKAAVELPIPFDGVVAELRFPEGTTVDVGQVIITVDTGGSGAVAAAVPAPASEPAPAAAEEAAPEGRQPVLVGYGVAASSTKRRPRKGAEAPAAAAPAAPVAPVAPAAPAAPAAPAPLSGQNGHHAVPAGERPLAKPPVRKLAKDLGIDLAAVVPTGPGGVITREDVHAAAAPAPAPVAAAPAPAVPAEAPAAAPVSVPDAAARETRIPVKGVRKATAQAMVGSAFTAPHVTEFITFDVTRTMKLVQELKDDPDLAGLRINPLLLIAKAVLVAIRRNPDVNASWDEANQEIVLKHYVNLGIAAATPRGLIVPNIKDAQAKTLPELSEALSALVGTAREGKTSPADMQGGTITITNVGVFGVDTGTPILNPGESAILAVGAIKAQPWVHKGKVKARQVTTLALSFDHRLIDGALGSKFLADIAAVLEQPKRLITWA; encoded by the coding sequence ATGACGACGAATACGGCGAACGGCGCGTTCAGCGAGTTCAAGATGCCCGACGTGGGCGAGGGCCTCACCGAGGCCGAGATCCTCAAGTGGTACGTCCAGCCCGGTGACACCGTCACCGACGGCCAGGTCGTGTGCGAGGTCGAGACGGCGAAGGCGGCCGTCGAGCTGCCGATCCCCTTCGACGGGGTGGTGGCCGAGCTGCGCTTCCCCGAGGGCACCACGGTCGACGTCGGCCAGGTGATCATCACGGTGGACACCGGTGGCTCCGGCGCCGTTGCCGCGGCCGTGCCGGCGCCCGCCTCGGAGCCCGCGCCCGCCGCGGCGGAGGAGGCTGCTCCGGAGGGCCGCCAGCCCGTCCTGGTCGGCTACGGCGTCGCCGCGAGCTCGACCAAGCGGCGCCCGCGCAAGGGTGCCGAGGCGCCGGCCGCCGCGGCCCCGGCCGCTCCGGTCGCCCCCGTGGCCCCGGCGGCTCCCGCGGCACCGGCCGCGCCGGCTCCGCTGAGCGGCCAGAACGGTCACCACGCGGTGCCGGCCGGGGAGCGTCCGCTCGCCAAGCCGCCGGTCCGCAAGCTCGCCAAGGACCTGGGCATCGACCTCGCGGCGGTCGTCCCCACCGGCCCCGGCGGGGTCATCACCCGCGAGGACGTCCACGCGGCGGCCGCCCCGGCGCCCGCCCCGGTCGCCGCGGCCCCGGCTCCCGCGGTGCCGGCCGAGGCCCCCGCAGCGGCTCCGGTCTCCGTACCGGACGCCGCCGCCCGGGAGACCCGTATCCCCGTCAAGGGCGTACGGAAGGCCACCGCGCAGGCGATGGTCGGCTCGGCCTTCACCGCGCCGCACGTCACGGAGTTCATCACCTTCGACGTGACGCGCACGATGAAGCTCGTCCAGGAGCTCAAGGACGACCCGGACCTCGCCGGGCTGCGGATCAACCCGCTGCTGCTCATCGCCAAGGCGGTCCTCGTCGCGATCCGCCGCAACCCGGACGTCAACGCGTCCTGGGACGAGGCGAACCAGGAGATCGTGCTCAAGCACTACGTGAACCTGGGCATCGCGGCGGCGACCCCGCGCGGCCTGATCGTCCCGAACATCAAGGACGCGCAGGCCAAGACCCTGCCGGAGCTCTCCGAGGCACTGTCCGCGCTGGTCGGCACGGCCCGCGAGGGCAAGACCTCCCCGGCGGACATGCAGGGCGGCACGATCACCATCACCAACGTCGGCGTCTTCGGCGTCGACACCGGTACGCCCATCCTGAACCCGGGTGAGTCCGCGATCCTCGCGGTCGGGGCGATCAAGGCGCAGCCGTGGGTCCACAAGGGCAAGGTGAAGGCGCGCCAGGTCACCACGCTGGCGCTGTCGTTCGACCACCGGCTGATCGACGGCGCGCTCGGCTCGAAGTTCCTCGCGGACATCGCGGCCGTGCTGGAGCAGCCGAAGCGCCTGATCACCTGGGCGTAG
- a CDS encoding protein kinase domain-containing protein translates to MSPEPEGNGSGMSDVPEQFGAGGLVGEGRYRLTHRLGRGGMAEVFAAEDVRLGRTVAVKLLRADLAEDPVSKARFTREAQSVAGLNHHAVVAVYDSGEDRVGQNVVPYIVMELVEGRTIRDLLISAEAPGPDQALIIVSGVLEALAYSHQHGIVHRDIKPANVIITNTGAVKVMDFGIARALHGAQSTMTQTGMVMGTPQYLSPEQALGKAVDHRSDLYATGCLLYELLALRPPFTGETPLSVVYQHVQDAPVPPSQVATVPAELDGLVMRSLAKDPDDRFQSAEEMRGLVQYALQMLHEQGPNTGTWNTGPVAMALPHGQGGGHAPTTAMSHPGSGPQPHYPQHNTTSQFGQPMVPPLNPDDGSAFGGGGGYHDGNGGRGSGGWKMWLFAALAVVAIAAGVVYALDKAGGGKSNNETPPKSPGVSAPKSPSADSPSPEEQSPTEEEETPTEEQPTWEETREPTRQPTHEPTPTPSTEPPTTEPTETTEPTDEPTDEPTTPESPDTGGGGESPGANGDPAGEGQGHAQ, encoded by the coding sequence ATGTCACCCGAACCCGAGGGAAACGGCTCCGGGATGTCGGATGTTCCTGAGCAGTTCGGCGCGGGCGGCCTCGTCGGAGAGGGCCGCTACCGGCTGACGCACCGTCTCGGCCGCGGCGGCATGGCCGAGGTGTTCGCCGCCGAGGACGTCCGGCTGGGCCGCACCGTCGCCGTGAAGCTGCTGCGCGCCGATCTCGCCGAGGACCCGGTCTCCAAGGCCCGGTTCACGCGCGAGGCGCAGTCCGTCGCCGGCCTCAACCACCATGCCGTCGTCGCCGTGTACGACTCGGGCGAGGACCGCGTCGGCCAGAACGTCGTCCCCTACATCGTCATGGAGCTCGTCGAGGGCCGGACGATCCGGGATCTGCTGATCAGCGCCGAGGCGCCGGGCCCGGACCAGGCCCTGATCATCGTGTCGGGCGTCCTGGAGGCGCTCGCGTACTCGCACCAGCACGGCATCGTGCACCGCGACATCAAGCCCGCGAACGTCATCATCACCAACACGGGCGCCGTGAAGGTGATGGACTTCGGCATCGCGCGCGCCCTGCACGGCGCGCAGTCGACGATGACCCAGACCGGCATGGTCATGGGCACCCCGCAGTACCTCTCCCCGGAGCAGGCGCTGGGCAAGGCCGTCGACCACCGCTCCGACCTGTACGCGACCGGCTGCCTGCTGTACGAACTCCTCGCGCTGCGGCCCCCGTTCACCGGTGAGACCCCGCTGTCGGTGGTGTACCAGCACGTCCAGGACGCGCCGGTGCCGCCGTCGCAGGTGGCGACCGTCCCGGCGGAACTCGACGGCCTGGTGATGCGTTCGCTCGCCAAGGACCCGGACGACCGCTTCCAGAGCGCCGAGGAGATGCGCGGGCTGGTCCAGTACGCGCTCCAGATGCTCCACGAGCAGGGCCCCAACACCGGTACGTGGAACACCGGCCCGGTCGCCATGGCGCTGCCGCACGGTCAGGGCGGCGGGCACGCGCCCACCACGGCGATGTCCCACCCCGGCTCCGGCCCGCAGCCGCACTACCCGCAGCACAACACGACGTCCCAGTTCGGGCAGCCGATGGTGCCGCCGCTGAACCCGGACGACGGCTCGGCCTTCGGCGGCGGTGGCGGCTACCACGACGGCAACGGCGGCCGGGGCTCCGGCGGCTGGAAGATGTGGCTGTTCGCGGCGCTCGCCGTCGTCGCCATCGCGGCCGGTGTCGTGTACGCGCTGGACAAGGCGGGCGGCGGCAAGAGCAACAACGAGACGCCGCCGAAGTCGCCCGGCGTCTCCGCGCCGAAGAGCCCGTCAGCGGACTCGCCGAGCCCCGAGGAGCAGTCGCCGACCGAAGAGGAAGAGACGCCGACGGAGGAGCAGCCCACGTGGGAGGAGACGCGGGAGCCCACGCGTCAGCCGACGCACGAGCCGACGCCGACCCCGTCGACCGAGCCTCCCACCACGGAGCCGACGGAGACCACGGAGCCGACGGACGAGCCCACGGACGAGCCGACCACGCCGGAGAGCCCCGACACGGGCGGCGGCGGCGAGAGCCCCGGCGCGAACGGCGACCCGGCCGGCGAGGGCCAGGGCCACGCCCAGTAG
- the pdhA gene encoding pyruvate dehydrogenase (acetyl-transferring) E1 component subunit alpha, translating into MTVESTAARKPRRSSGTKRATGADARKSAAATQSAEPQLVQLLTPEGDRVEDATSSEFAPYVADITADDLRGLYRDMVLTRRFDSEATALQRQGELGLWASLLGQEAAQIGSARALRDDDYIFPTYREHGVAWCRGVDPTNLLGMFRGVNHGGWDPTTNNFHLYTIVIGSQTLHATGYAMGITKDGADSAVIAYFGDGASSQGDVSEAFTFSAVYNAPVVFFCQNNQWAISEPTERQMRVPLYQRAAGFGFPGVRVDGNDVLACLAVTRWALERARNGEGPTLVEAFTYRMGAHTTSDDPTRYRADEERAAWEHKDPIERLKAHLLASGHADDAFFAELETESETLGKRVREVVRAMPDPDTMAIFENVYADGHALVDEERAQFAAYLASFEGGN; encoded by the coding sequence GTGACCGTGGAGAGCACTGCCGCGCGCAAGCCGCGACGCAGCAGCGGCACCAAGCGAGCGACGGGCGCCGACGCCCGCAAGAGCGCCGCTGCCACCCAGAGTGCCGAGCCCCAGCTCGTACAGCTGCTGACGCCTGAAGGGGACCGGGTCGAAGACGCCACGTCTTCGGAGTTCGCCCCCTACGTCGCCGACATCACCGCCGACGACCTGCGCGGGCTGTACCGCGACATGGTCCTGACCCGCCGCTTCGACTCCGAGGCCACCGCCCTGCAGCGCCAGGGCGAGCTCGGACTGTGGGCCTCGCTGCTCGGCCAGGAGGCCGCGCAGATCGGTTCCGCCCGCGCCCTGCGCGACGACGACTACATCTTCCCGACCTACCGCGAGCACGGCGTGGCATGGTGCCGCGGGGTCGACCCGACCAACCTGCTCGGGATGTTCCGCGGTGTGAACCACGGTGGCTGGGACCCGACCACCAACAACTTCCACCTGTACACGATCGTCATCGGCTCGCAGACGCTGCACGCGACCGGTTACGCCATGGGCATCACCAAGGACGGCGCCGACTCGGCCGTCATCGCGTACTTCGGCGACGGCGCGTCCAGCCAGGGCGACGTCAGCGAGGCCTTCACGTTCTCGGCGGTCTACAACGCCCCCGTGGTGTTCTTCTGCCAGAACAACCAGTGGGCGATCTCCGAGCCCACCGAGCGCCAGATGCGCGTGCCGCTGTACCAGCGCGCCGCCGGCTTCGGCTTCCCGGGCGTCCGCGTCGACGGCAACGACGTCCTGGCCTGCCTGGCCGTGACCCGCTGGGCCCTGGAGCGGGCCCGCAACGGCGAGGGCCCCACGCTGGTCGAGGCCTTCACGTACCGGATGGGCGCGCACACCACCTCCGACGACCCGACCCGCTACCGGGCCGACGAGGAGCGCGCGGCCTGGGAGCACAAGGACCCGATCGAGCGCCTGAAGGCCCACCTGCTGGCCTCCGGCCACGCCGACGACGCCTTCTTCGCCGAGCTGGAGACCGAGAGCGAGACCCTCGGCAAGCGGGTCCGCGAGGTCGTACGCGCCATGCCCGACCCGGACACCATGGCCATCTTCGAGAACGTCTACGCGGACGGACACGCGCTCGTCGACGAGGAGCGCGCCCAGTTCGCCGCCTACCTCGCGTCCTTCGAGGGGGGCAACTGA
- a CDS encoding PadR family transcriptional regulator, whose protein sequence is MSIRHGLLALLERGPRYGSQLRTEFESRTGSTWPLNVGQVYTTLARLERDGLVAPDGADEAGHTLYAITETGRTELHSWYERPVERTNPPRDELSIKLAMAVGAPGVDIRAVIQAQRVATIRAMQDYTRLKAQALTAIENGQARERDDVAWLLVIEQLIFQTEAEARWLDHSESRLVRLSVLAERGATTEPPPAAPPAGPHPAHASAPAATRPAQS, encoded by the coding sequence ATGTCGATCCGCCACGGACTCCTCGCCCTGCTTGAGCGAGGCCCCCGGTACGGCTCCCAGCTGCGTACCGAATTCGAATCCCGCACCGGCTCCACCTGGCCGCTCAACGTCGGGCAGGTCTACACGACCCTCGCCCGGCTGGAGCGCGACGGGCTGGTCGCGCCCGACGGCGCGGACGAGGCCGGCCACACGCTGTACGCCATCACCGAGACCGGCCGCACCGAACTCCACTCCTGGTACGAGCGCCCCGTCGAACGCACCAACCCGCCCCGCGACGAGCTGTCGATCAAGCTCGCGATGGCCGTCGGGGCACCCGGCGTCGACATCCGCGCCGTCATCCAGGCCCAGCGCGTCGCCACCATCCGGGCCATGCAGGACTACACGCGCCTCAAGGCGCAGGCCCTCACCGCGATCGAGAACGGGCAGGCCCGCGAGCGCGACGACGTGGCCTGGCTGCTCGTCATCGAACAGCTGATCTTCCAGACCGAGGCCGAAGCACGGTGGCTGGACCACTCCGAATCCCGGCTGGTGCGGCTCTCCGTCCTGGCCGAACGGGGAGCCACCACCGAGCCGCCTCCGGCCGCCCCGCCCGCCGGCCCGCACCCGGCCCACGCGTCCGCACCGGCCGCCACCCGACCCGCACAGAGCTGA
- a CDS encoding ABC transporter ATP-binding protein, with protein MPDQPHRSPVLELRQLTRVHGSGATEVHALSGIDLAVHPGELVAVMGPSGSGKSTLLTLAGGLDTPTGGQVIVEGTDITTANRKQLAALRRRSIGYVFQDYNLIPALTAAENVALPLELDGVSARKARVHALAALAEMNLPQLADRFPDEMSGGQQQRVAIARALVGDRRLVLADEPTGALDSETGESVLALLRARCDAGAAGVLVTHEPRFAAWADRVVFLRDGRVVDETLRTDAESLLTGRAAAQ; from the coding sequence ATGCCCGACCAGCCCCACCGCTCACCCGTCCTGGAGCTCCGACAGCTCACCCGGGTCCACGGCAGCGGCGCCACCGAGGTGCACGCCCTCAGCGGCATCGACCTCGCGGTCCATCCCGGCGAGCTCGTCGCCGTCATGGGCCCGTCCGGCTCCGGCAAGTCCACGCTGCTCACCCTCGCCGGGGGCCTCGACACCCCCACCGGGGGCCAGGTGATCGTCGAAGGCACCGACATCACCACCGCGAACCGCAAACAGCTCGCCGCCCTGCGCCGGCGCTCCATCGGCTACGTCTTCCAGGACTACAACCTCATCCCGGCCCTGACCGCCGCCGAGAACGTGGCCCTGCCGCTCGAACTCGACGGCGTCTCCGCCCGCAAGGCCCGCGTCCACGCCCTGGCGGCACTCGCCGAGATGAACCTGCCCCAGCTCGCCGACCGCTTCCCCGACGAGATGTCCGGCGGCCAGCAGCAGCGCGTCGCCATCGCCCGCGCCCTGGTCGGCGACCGCCGCCTGGTGCTCGCCGACGAGCCCACCGGCGCCCTCGACTCCGAGACCGGCGAGTCCGTGCTCGCCCTGCTGCGGGCCCGCTGCGACGCGGGCGCGGCCGGCGTCCTGGTCACCCACGAACCCCGCTTCGCGGCCTGGGCGGACCGGGTGGTCTTCCTGCGCGACGGCCGCGTCGTCGACGAGACCCTGCGCACCGACGCCGAGTCGCTGCTCACCGGGCGGGCGGCCGCCCAGTGA
- a CDS encoding Stk1 family PASTA domain-containing Ser/Thr kinase — MSQDGTQGRYAGGSLARGRYQLRDLLGEGGMASVYLAYDASLDRQVAIKTMHTELGREQSFRERFRREAQAVAKLSHTNIVSVFDTGEDTVSMGGTDTDSGPMPYIVMEYVEGRPLGSVLQADIAQHGAMPADRALKVTADVLAALEASHEMGLVHRDIKPGNVMITKRGLVKVMDFGIARAMQSGVTSMTQTGMVVGTPQYLSPEQALGRGVDARSDLYSVGIMLFQLLTGRLPFEADSPLAIAYAHVQEEPVAPSSVNRALTPAMDALVARALKKNPNERFPTAAAMRDACDRVLSAGRTAAPVIVQGGPVNSGAGVGSTVFPPVDASLQAPPPQALQQPYQPGPYSGAGTGAPYAQPAHTPHPQPQQHAPMPQAHTPAPQHAPAPQQTGGYAYPPQQAYPQQVQTPPPYAMSAPTPPAGGRAPARRGGRNTPVVAGAAAVALLAIGGLIYVTTKDGDKDKDGPIRANTSSSAPASQKPGHKGPELTRTIEAKECSEAAESYDDAKKVRAPDFRYKNLDSVKLCLQAAGWTLKEKPKDEAVFGEDTVLDQFPSPGTDVDPDKAEFTLEISTGNPA, encoded by the coding sequence ATGAGCCAGGACGGCACTCAGGGCCGGTACGCAGGCGGTTCCCTGGCCCGTGGCCGTTACCAGCTACGGGACTTGCTGGGCGAGGGCGGCATGGCCTCGGTGTACCTGGCCTACGACGCCTCGCTCGACCGCCAGGTGGCCATCAAGACGATGCACACCGAGCTGGGCCGCGAGCAGTCGTTCCGCGAGCGCTTCAGGCGTGAGGCCCAAGCTGTTGCCAAACTGTCGCACACCAATATCGTCTCGGTCTTCGACACCGGCGAGGACACCGTCTCGATGGGTGGGACGGACACCGACAGCGGCCCCATGCCGTACATCGTCATGGAGTACGTGGAGGGCCGGCCGCTGGGCTCCGTGCTCCAGGCCGACATCGCGCAGCACGGGGCGATGCCCGCGGACCGCGCGCTGAAGGTGACGGCCGACGTGCTGGCGGCGCTGGAGGCCAGCCACGAGATGGGGCTGGTGCACCGCGACATCAAGCCCGGCAACGTCATGATCACCAAGCGCGGCCTGGTCAAGGTGATGGACTTCGGCATCGCCCGCGCGATGCAGTCCGGGGTCACCTCCATGACCCAGACCGGCATGGTCGTGGGCACCCCGCAGTACCTCTCCCCCGAGCAGGCGCTCGGCCGCGGCGTGGACGCCCGCTCCGACCTCTACTCCGTCGGCATCATGCTCTTCCAGCTGCTGACCGGCCGGCTGCCCTTCGAGGCGGACTCGCCGCTGGCCATCGCGTACGCGCACGTGCAGGAGGAGCCGGTCGCGCCGTCGAGCGTCAACCGAGCCCTGACTCCGGCGATGGACGCCCTGGTTGCCCGGGCGCTGAAGAAGAACCCGAACGAGCGTTTCCCCACGGCCGCGGCGATGCGCGACGCGTGCGACCGGGTGCTGTCGGCCGGCCGGACCGCCGCTCCCGTGATCGTCCAGGGCGGGCCCGTGAACAGCGGCGCCGGCGTCGGCTCGACCGTCTTCCCGCCGGTGGACGCCTCCCTCCAGGCCCCGCCGCCGCAGGCGCTGCAACAGCCGTACCAGCCCGGTCCGTACTCCGGCGCGGGCACCGGCGCGCCGTACGCGCAGCCGGCCCACACGCCGCACCCCCAGCCGCAGCAGCACGCGCCGATGCCCCAGGCGCACACCCCGGCCCCGCAGCACGCCCCGGCCCCGCAGCAGACCGGCGGCTACGCGTACCCGCCGCAGCAGGCCTACCCGCAGCAGGTGCAGACCCCGCCGCCGTACGCGATGTCCGCGCCCACGCCGCCCGCGGGCGGCCGCGCCCCGGCCCGCCGCGGCGGGCGCAACACCCCCGTGGTGGCCGGCGCCGCCGCGGTGGCGCTGCTGGCGATCGGCGGACTGATCTACGTCACGACCAAGGACGGCGACAAGGACAAGGACGGCCCCATCCGGGCGAACACGTCCTCGTCCGCGCCGGCGAGCCAGAAGCCGGGGCACAAGGGCCCGGAGCTGACCCGCACCATCGAGGCGAAGGAATGCAGCGAGGCCGCCGAGTCCTACGACGACGCGAAGAAGGTCCGGGCACCCGACTTCCGCTACAAGAACCTCGACTCGGTGAAGCTGTGCCTGCAGGCGGCGGGCTGGACGCTCAAGGAGAAGCCGAAGGACGAGGCGGTGTTCGGCGAGGACACGGTCCTCGACCAGTTCCCCTCGCCCGGCACGGACGTCGACCCGGACAAGGCCGAGTTCACCCTGGAGATCTCCACGGGCAACCCCGCCTGA
- a CDS encoding GNAT family N-acetyltransferase encodes MLFRSTTAEELDRVATYPAHGPVPAIAEVRCREEFAARQYRPEWTWVAEAEDGEILARALWWGREDAEHPIALDCLHVRDAVADPVRVAAGLLTAAHAAFRAAGAKKLPLYNILALPGDWREQPLIVEGVTWRQEAARAAGLTQENERLRLEWTPESPLPPAPTRLVFSEAGDDAFLDVFARIAQGSLDVNTQRELAEMGVAEQAREDLRFYLDCPGERSWWRLAHLPDGTLAGLALPSRTPYHRNVGYLGVVPELRGQGLIDEILAEITRFHAAEGADRITATTDTVNVPMAAAFRRAGYQVPEVRLIMEPEPEPTAV; translated from the coding sequence ATGCTGTTCCGCTCCACCACCGCCGAAGAACTCGACCGCGTCGCCACGTACCCGGCGCACGGGCCGGTCCCGGCGATCGCCGAGGTCCGCTGCCGGGAGGAGTTCGCCGCTCGGCAGTACCGACCCGAGTGGACCTGGGTCGCCGAGGCCGAGGACGGCGAGATCCTCGCGCGGGCCCTGTGGTGGGGCCGGGAGGACGCCGAGCATCCGATCGCGCTCGACTGCCTGCACGTGCGCGACGCGGTGGCCGACCCCGTCAGGGTGGCCGCGGGCCTGCTCACCGCCGCCCACGCGGCGTTCCGCGCCGCCGGCGCGAAGAAGCTGCCGCTGTACAACATCCTCGCGCTGCCCGGCGACTGGCGCGAGCAGCCCCTGATCGTGGAAGGCGTGACCTGGCGGCAGGAGGCCGCCCGCGCGGCGGGCCTGACGCAGGAGAACGAGCGGCTGCGGCTGGAGTGGACCCCCGAGTCCCCGCTGCCGCCCGCCCCGACCCGGCTGGTGTTCTCCGAGGCCGGCGACGACGCCTTCCTGGACGTCTTCGCCCGCATCGCGCAGGGCAGCCTCGACGTCAACACGCAGCGCGAGCTGGCGGAGATGGGCGTGGCGGAGCAGGCCCGGGAAGACCTGCGGTTCTACCTGGACTGCCCGGGCGAGCGCTCCTGGTGGCGGCTGGCGCACCTGCCCGACGGCACCCTCGCCGGTCTCGCGCTGCCCTCCCGTACCCCGTACCACCGCAACGTCGGCTACCTGGGCGTGGTCCCCGAGCTGCGCGGCCAGGGGCTGATCGACGAGATCCTCGCCGAGATCACCCGCTTCCACGCGGCCGAGGGCGCCGACCGCATCACGGCCACCACCGACACCGTCAACGTCCCGATGGCGGCGGCCTTCCGCCGGGCCGGCTACCAGGTCCCCGAGGTCCGCCTGATCATGGAGCCGGAGCCGGAGCCGACGGCGGTCTGA
- a CDS encoding alpha-ketoacid dehydrogenase subunit beta, translated as MAIEKMSIAKALNESLRKALDTDPKVLIMGEDVGKLGGVFRITDGLQKDFGEERVIDTPLAESGIVGTAIGLALRGYRPVVEIQFDGFVFPAYDQIVTQLAKMHARALGKIKMPVVVRIPYGGAIGAVEHHSESPEALFAHVAGLKVVSPSNASDAYWMLQQAIQSDDPVIFFEPKRRYWDKGEVDVEAIPGELHKSRVAQAGTDLTLAAYGPMVKLCLEAAKVAAEEGKSIEVVDLRSMSPVDFDGIQASVEKTRRLVVVHEAPVFLGVGSEIAARITERCFYHLEAPVLRVGGFHSPYPPARLEDEYLPGLDRVLDAVDRSLAY; from the coding sequence ATGGCCATCGAAAAGATGTCGATCGCGAAGGCGCTCAACGAGTCGCTGCGCAAGGCCCTCGACACGGACCCGAAGGTCCTGATCATGGGCGAGGACGTCGGCAAGCTCGGCGGCGTCTTCCGCATCACCGACGGACTCCAGAAGGACTTCGGCGAGGAGCGGGTCATCGACACCCCGCTCGCCGAGTCCGGCATCGTCGGCACCGCCATCGGCCTGGCCCTGCGCGGCTACCGGCCGGTCGTGGAGATCCAGTTCGACGGTTTCGTCTTCCCCGCGTACGACCAGATCGTCACGCAGCTCGCGAAGATGCACGCCCGCGCCCTCGGCAAGATCAAGATGCCGGTCGTCGTGCGCATCCCGTACGGCGGCGCGATCGGCGCGGTCGAGCACCACTCCGAGTCGCCCGAGGCGCTGTTCGCGCACGTCGCAGGCCTCAAGGTGGTCTCGCCCTCGAACGCCTCCGACGCCTACTGGATGCTCCAGCAGGCGATCCAGAGCGACGACCCGGTGATCTTCTTCGAGCCGAAGCGCCGCTACTGGGACAAGGGCGAGGTGGACGTCGAGGCGATCCCGGGCGAGCTCCACAAGTCCCGGGTGGCGCAGGCCGGCACCGACCTCACCCTGGCCGCGTACGGCCCGATGGTGAAGCTGTGTCTGGAGGCGGCCAAGGTCGCTGCCGAGGAGGGCAAGTCGATCGAGGTCGTGGACCTGCGCTCGATGTCCCCGGTGGACTTCGACGGCATCCAGGCCTCGGTCGAGAAGACCCGCCGCCTGGTCGTCGTGCACGAGGCCCCGGTGTTCCTGGGTGTCGGTTCGGAGATCGCCGCTCGCATCACGGAGCGCTGCTTCTACCACCTGGAGGCGCCCGTGCTGCGCGTCGGCGGATTCCACTCGCCGTACCCGCCGGCCCGCCTGGAGGACGAGTACCTGCCGGGCCTGGACCGCGTGCTCGACGCCGTCGACCGCTCGCTGGCGTACTGA
- a CDS encoding pyridoxamine 5'-phosphate oxidase family protein: protein MSPEELHAIELLRRVPYGRVATSMRALPFLAAARHIVVDGRVVLRMHAGFDHHRACGGSVVAYGADNFNSGDAALWSVQFTGTAEIVEPTTAELHLFGPGPHYVDGDLFDPVYLRIEPQFVTVHTLETAVERQFQHAL, encoded by the coding sequence ATGTCCCCCGAGGAACTCCACGCCATCGAACTGCTGCGCCGGGTGCCCTACGGCCGCGTGGCCACCAGCATGCGCGCGCTGCCGTTCCTCGCCGCGGCCCGCCACATCGTGGTGGACGGCAGGGTCGTCCTGCGCATGCACGCCGGCTTCGACCACCACCGGGCGTGCGGCGGCAGCGTCGTCGCCTACGGCGCCGACAACTTCAACAGCGGCGACGCCGCGCTGTGGTCCGTGCAGTTCACGGGCACGGCCGAGATCGTCGAGCCGACCACGGCCGAGCTGCACCTCTTCGGGCCGGGCCCGCACTACGTGGACGGGGACCTGTTCGACCCCGTCTACCTGCGCATCGAGCCCCAGTTCGTCACCGTGCACACGCTGGAGACCGCCGTGGAACGCCAGTTCCAGCACGCCCTCTGA